The DNA region GTCGTTTCATGATGTCATTCACTAGCaatatgaaaaaataaatttataatattatTAAAAGAGTATGTATAggataaatttattatataaaaaaatatgataaaaagtaaaataaaattatttaaagaaggacAAAATAAGAATTTTCATGGTTACATAATAAcaaatttaacaatataataaaataaaataaatatatttaaaataacaatatgAAAACTATACAATAGGTAACAAATTCTGTTTGGCCCTCTGTTCTTTGTCTGAAAGGCACACCTATGCACAGGcaccaacacacacacacacacacacacctcaTCTATCCATATTCTGGAGCGGTCTGTACTTGTCTATTTCCTTGCACCATCACAAAACCCTCTTCAATAATCTGAGCAAACCCGAGTTTCGGTCCAGAAAATTTGGTCACTTAACCGATCATCTTCTCCATTTGATTCTCAGGTTTTCTTATTGGCCCCTTTACTGAATTGctcaaacatatatatatatatatatatatatatatatatatatatatatatatatatatatatatatatatatatatatatatgtaatctAAATTCCAGCTTCCGATAATTATCtaagttcctttttcctttttacgttTTCCCCCCTTGAATGTACTGGTGCTTTTCTTagtttttgcaatttttttttttttaaattaggaTCTGTAATTCTACTGAGTTCAAATACTTCTATTACTAATAATTTTGTTCTTTTGTGTTTTGATTGAACGATTTTGTGTCGGAGTTTTTGAGTTTTCAATTGCTTCTATAACTCCGTTCGGTGGTACCGAGAATTTGACTTTTATTGGTCAAAGTTGTTGGGTTTTGGTGATAGTTCCAAAGCTAATATATATTTACTGCACCAcattttatgacttgtatgttATAAGTGTGAAATGAATAGAACCCTTATTTTGTGTTAAAAAAAATACTCCTATCTTAGTATTTGAGGGAAAATGAACTTGAATAGAGTGGTAAGGCATATAAAGGTTACCTATAGTCCACTCCAACTAATTTCGGATTGAGGTAGTTGATTGTTACATATTTTATTGTCTGacaatttttttatattaatcTTTTATCTGGATATTGATATACTTCTCCATCCTTAACAGAAGGCATGGATATTCtacttttttgttattttttattagaATACTGAAAATTGTTCATGATTGCTATCTCAGGCATGAGCAATCAGCTTTGTACTTGTCGTTTAACGTTTTAGTTTCTACTAAATATCGGAAAATAGATTCTGTTGTAACCTTTTTCCTCTCTCAACTTCTTTAAATGTAGATCTTTTAGAGAACTCCTTCACTGGTGCTCTTAAGGACCTTGCGTTTCTCAAAATTGGCTCACATGCAAGGGGACAGAAGTATCTTGGATTCCTTTCCAGAGAGACTATTGATCTTAATCAGGGATTGATTTCTAATAATGCTTCCATGGATCAGACAGCTCCTTGGGATAGCTTTCTGAATCCAGTAGAGAATCGATTGTCAAATTCCATGCTTCCTTCCGCTGGAGGAAATCCTAGTTATGCTAATGGTGTTAACTATAATGCTCAAAGTTTTAGTAACTGGAATCAAGGTGAGTCCAGCTCCACCGCTAATTTGCATGACCGCATACGTGGCAGTGACTTAAAAAGAGGACAAGGTTGGCCTTCTTCATCTAATGATTATGCTATGACAAATTCAAGGTCCGAATGGCAATTGGAACCTTCTAATGTCTTTCCTACACGTGGTTATGGTGGCAATCGTCTTATGGGCAGGCCTCCTAGTATATCATCAAGCCTTGCCTCGGATCATAGTACAGGAAATGCTAATTTAAGTGGTAGATACAATAACGATGATGGTCGGATGGTGATGCGAACAAGTGTACCTTCAATTGTTTACAAATCTGACAGGTCAGAAGCGGAGTGTCCTCCGGCTTTTGGTGCATCTGATGACAGTGGTACCTCTTCAGGTAGTTCTGGTTATTTGGCAGGGACCAGTAATATATCAGGTTCGTCTATGGATAATTGGGGTTTATCCTGCAAGCGCAAGGTCCTTGAAGGCAGCTCGGGACAGCCTTTTATAGGTGGAAGTTCAAGCTCCAATGCAGGACATGAGAACATTGTACAGGATAACCATCCTAGTCATTATAATGCTTCTAGCAGCTTAAACATATCATCCCCTGCTGCAAATATGCAGAATGCTGGTTATCTGGAAAATCTTAATCCAAGAAATGGGGTTGGTACAAGTATATCTGCTTCTGATATATTTCCTCCTTTAAGTGCTGGTGGAGTTGCAGAAAGCTCTGCAAGAAATTTTTGTGTTAGAGCAAATCCTGCGAATCAGGATCACACTACATTTGGCTTACCACCAATTGGGACTACTGCAGGGCATTCTAGTGTCAGCCCCGCCCATGTTCGACCTGGACCTGCCTCAGTAACTAGATCTTTGGACTCGAGACAGCCATTTTCACTGCCAATGAATTCAGGTAACCTGGGAAGCCAGTCTCACATGATGCATGCTCCTGGTCCTTCAAGAGGCTTGCACTCACCTCCATGGGATGTATCTCCTAGTTCACGAGGTGGTAGTTCATCAGTGATTTCTAGAGATAGATGTGTTGCATCGGGGGATGAAGCTAACTTCAGTACTATCAGAAATAGTGGAGACTCCCATCCATTTTTTCCTGTTCCTGAGACGAGAAATATGGTACTTGACCCCACAAACTGGAGCTTAGCTACTGCAAATGCAAGCTCTTCTAGAAACAGTCCTAGTTCTGCAGTTGGTCCTGGTCCAAGCGGACACAATGCTCATACTGCGTGGACTAATCAGAACTCAGCAACTACCAGCCATCATACATTACCAGAATTTGCTCCTTGGATTCTCTTCCCACCAGTTGAGCCTGAGTCTGGAAGCCAGAGAGGTCATTTTTCTCTGCTGCCTTCGGCTCCTTCCTCAGAGGATCCAGTGATGTCCTCCCGATCTAGTAGCCGTGGTAACCGTCAGCCACGTCGTAGAGCAAGTTTGATGGTTGATCGAGGTGATGATGTGGATGGTTGGCGTGCTTTAGCTGCTGACGTTGAGGGTCGACACAGGCTGGTATGGGGTTTACTTTTCACAATAATATCTAAAGCTGTTGTATTTTGACTGTCCGTGTAGGTATCTGAACTTTGCTGTCTTGTATCTGGCATGGTGAATGTAAAGATATTTGCTCTCATTTGCTATTTTGTCCTCCTCAAGACAACTCTTTTTTATTGCTTTGGTTAATAGCTTTATTTCCAGTTGGATATTCGGTTATTTTTCTCCGATCTGGTTCACTCATATTATTTAGGATTGGGGGATTTTATGCTGGCCCCAAAATGTACATATTCTAAGAACACATGCAAAGAGTAAGTTTCCTCGACAATCAGCATCATGGGATCTTATAATGGTGTCGTAGAAGGATATTTCTGTTTACTTTCTTGATCACTTATGCAGCTGCTTTGTTTGTTGTTTATATGTGTCTTGATTATGAGATACTTTACACCCGCCAATAATTTTCTTCTGGATTGGAGACATTGTCAATGCTGATTAATCTTGCCTACTTATGTCCAACAGATTCGTCAAGTCCTGAATGCCATGCGGAGGGTCGAAAACTTTCGATCAGAGGTTTTATTTCAATCCTTTAAATAATCTATTGAataaagtagcagaaatgagttGCAGCTTGTTATTTATATATTGTAATAGATATACTTTTAATTCTTCTGTAGATCCCTGTAAACTTGAAAATATTTGCATTATCCTGATACTTTTGTAAGCTGCGCTATGTTAGCTTAGTAAGAAAAGTAGGGAAATTATATTGCCTTGCATGGTAAACATGATTGCCTGGATCGGGGAAAAGGACTATTTAcctgatttttcttctttttaaatttttgataGGGTTAGTTTTAGTTGTCTGATTGCAATTTGGATGGATAATATTGTGCGCATTTTCATCTTGTAGTATTCCAACTTTATTTTTTCGATTGTCCTACCACGAGGTTTTAAGTGTTGGGAGCCAGTTATTTTGTTTGTCTTCGTGACAATATCAAATTTCAACTGGTTTTTTATCATGAAGCTTCTAACTTCTTGTGTTGTTGTTATAAGAACAATTTTCATTGGACAGTCTAATTCCAACCCTACATCATAAATGTGCTCATTACTTGGACCCAACTGATGAACATGTTAATGAGTCCCAATAGAACAACTCAATTTTGCTTGGCCACTTTATGTGTTGATTTCTTATTAGTAAATGTAGTTTTTGGTGACTTTTGTGGACATTTCTTATGTAAATTTTTCGCATTTCTTTCGTTTCTTAGGATTATATGTTGGTTGATCCTTTTATCAATGGAGCTGCTGAGTTCCATGATAGGCATAGAGACTTGAGGCTCGATGTTGATAACATGTCCTATGAGGTAATGTATTTCATTTTTGCTGTCACTAAATTTTGAGATGCGGGTCTCACTGATTGCTTCGTCTATATTAGGAGTTATTGGCATTGGAAGAACGTATAGGAAATGTAAACACAGGCTTGAGTGAAGAAACCATTTCGGTCCATATGAAACAGCGGAAGCACGAGTCTGTATATGGACGGTCCTCATCAAACTTGGAGCCGTGCTGTATATGTCAGGTAAGAATCTTATCTAATGTTTTTACATACCTGATAGTATTACTTTTTGGCAGATTTGTTAGCTAAAGTTTGTTCTATTTCTTGTTCTGTTAATCAGGAGGAATACACAGATGGAGATATCATTGGCATGTTGGATTGTGGGCATGAATTCCACACTAATTGCATTAAGCAGTGGTTATTGCTGAAGAATATCTGTCCCATATGTAAGACGACTGCGTTGAAAACTTGAAAGAATAACCTCACACAACTATTTTTTCATCTTTCATCTATACCCTCTCCTGCCCAAGTAAAGAAGACGACAAtacgaaaaaagaaaataagggaGGTTCTTGTCAACTATACTTTTGTCACCTGGAGCCCTGCTCATGAGGGATCTGGAGGGGTTGTAAGTACAAAGATTTGTCTGTGTTGAGGGAATTATTTGTGCACCATCCTTTATTCATGTTACGGACATTTTCTTGGATTAATACATCACTTAGAACAAAGATTGGCTTCGGTGGTATTACTCATTTCTTGATTTGTTGTGGGATTGTAATGCGATAGATTAGGAGTCTCGAGTCCTATTGAACGATTtcgagggtgtttggattggttTTTAAGCCGGTCAAATCAGCTTTTAAGTTCT from Nicotiana tabacum cultivar K326 chromosome 24, ASM71507v2, whole genome shotgun sequence includes:
- the LOC107767353 gene encoding LOW QUALITY PROTEIN: E3 ubiquitin-protein ligase MBR2 (The sequence of the model RefSeq protein was modified relative to this genomic sequence to represent the inferred CDS: deleted 2 bases in 1 codon), translated to MQGDRSILDSFPETIDLNQGLISNNASMDQTAPWDSFLNPVENRLSNSMLPSAGGNPSYANGVNYNAQSFSNWNQGESSSTANLHDRIRGSDLKRGQGWPSSSNDYAMTNSRSEWQLEPSNVFPTRGYGGNRLMGRPPSISSSLASDHSTGNANLSGRYNNDDGRMVMRTSVPSIVYKSDRSEAECPPAFGASDDSGTSSGSSGYLAGTSNISGSSMDNWGLSCKRKVLEGSSGQPFIGGSSSSNAGHENIVQDNHPSHYNASSSLNISSPAANMQNAGYLENLNPRNGVGTSISASDIFPPLSAGGVAESSARNFCVRANPANQDHTTFGLPPIGTTAGHSSVSPAHVRPGPASVTRSLDSRQPFSLPMNSGNLGSQSHMMHAPGPSRGLHSPPWDVSPSSRGGSSSVISRDRCVASGDEANFSTIRNSGDSHPFFPVPETRNMVLDPTNWSLATANASSSRNSPSSAVGPGPSGHNAHTAWTNQNSATTSHHTLPEFAPWILFPPVEPESGSQRGHFSLLPSAPSSEDPVMSSRSSSRGNRQPRRRASLMVDRGDDVDGWRALAADVEGRHRLIRQVLNAMRRVENFRSEDYMLVDPFINGAAEFHDRHRDLRLDVDNMSYEELLALEERIGNVNTGLSEETISVHMKQRKHESVYGRSSSNLEPCCICQEEYTDGDIIGMLDCGHEFHTNCIKQWLLLKNICPICKTTALKT